The following coding sequences lie in one Mycobacterium sp. Z3061 genomic window:
- a CDS encoding ATP-binding cassette domain-containing protein yields the protein MPSDAAVVVKGVGKTFGTRSGQVVALDDVSFEVGRGEVIGLLGPNGAGKTTMVDILSTLTRPTTGSASVAGHDVVSDAAGVRRSIMLTGQQVALDDMLSGEQNLVMFGRLYGLSKAAARSRAAELLAQFDLVQAAKRRVSTYSGGMRRRIDIACGLVVQPLVAFLDEPTTGLDPRSRQAIWDLVSNFKKLGIATLLTTQYLEEADALSDRIILIDRGTIIAEGTANELKHRAGGTFCEIVPRDVKELPAMVAALGPLLPEHQRAMLAAESDRIIMPAAEGTGTLIEAVRLLNAAHLEPADIALRRPSLDDVFLSMTADPSESRALSHLTPEAVR from the coding sequence ATGCCAAGTGACGCAGCGGTAGTCGTCAAGGGGGTCGGCAAGACGTTCGGCACCCGCTCCGGGCAGGTGGTGGCCCTCGACGACGTCAGTTTCGAGGTCGGCCGCGGCGAGGTGATCGGTCTGCTCGGCCCCAACGGCGCCGGCAAGACGACCATGGTCGACATTCTGTCGACCCTGACGAGACCGACCACGGGATCGGCGAGCGTCGCCGGGCACGACGTCGTCTCCGACGCGGCCGGCGTGCGCCGCTCCATCATGCTCACCGGGCAGCAGGTCGCCCTCGACGACATGCTCTCCGGCGAGCAGAATCTGGTGATGTTCGGCCGCCTCTACGGTCTGTCCAAGGCTGCGGCCCGCAGCCGCGCGGCCGAACTGCTTGCGCAGTTCGATCTGGTGCAGGCCGCCAAACGCCGGGTGAGCACCTATTCGGGCGGCATGCGCCGCCGCATCGACATCGCCTGCGGCCTGGTGGTGCAGCCGCTGGTCGCATTCCTGGACGAGCCCACCACGGGGCTGGATCCCCGCAGCCGACAGGCTATTTGGGATCTGGTGAGCAACTTCAAGAAACTGGGCATCGCCACGCTGCTCACCACGCAGTACCTCGAGGAGGCCGACGCGCTGAGCGACCGCATCATCCTGATCGACCGCGGCACCATCATTGCCGAAGGCACCGCCAACGAGCTCAAGCACCGCGCCGGCGGCACCTTCTGCGAAATCGTGCCCCGCGACGTCAAGGAGCTGCCGGCGATGGTCGCCGCTCTCGGCCCGCTGCTGCCCGAACACCAGCGGGCCATGCTGGCCGCCGAGTCCGACCGGATCATCATGCCGGCCGCCGAGGGCACCGGCACCCTGATCGAGGCCGTGCGCCTGCTCAATGCCGCGCACCTCGAACCCGCCGACATCGCGCTGCGCCGGCCGTCACTCGACGACGTATTCCTCTCCATGACAGCCGATCCCAGTGAGTCCCGGGCACTGAGCCACCTCACCCCGGAGGCGGTGCGGTGA
- a CDS encoding ABC transporter permease has product MLQQWWVLTTRFIAPTLRNGELITAIGASLSFAVGFYVPFSIPWNHYVGGPGSGIASNLGQYITPLVTLQAIAFAAISSAFRAATDSLHGVNRRFRSMPIAPLTPVLARVSASVYRCCVGLVVSLIAAHVIGFRFHHGAPYIAGFCALAIVIGVLLSFGADLIGTASRNPDAMLPLLTMPILIFGLLSVGLQPLKMFPHWIQPIVRNQPISQLVIALRALAGDTVKSPVPVTWSVMTPPLLWLAGFALFLVPMSVFVLSRRP; this is encoded by the coding sequence ATGCTGCAGCAGTGGTGGGTACTGACCACCCGCTTCATCGCACCGACCCTGCGCAACGGCGAACTGATCACCGCGATCGGTGCCTCGCTGTCCTTCGCGGTGGGCTTCTATGTCCCGTTCTCCATCCCGTGGAATCACTACGTGGGCGGACCCGGCAGCGGCATCGCCAGCAACCTGGGGCAGTACATCACGCCGCTGGTCACGTTGCAGGCCATCGCCTTTGCGGCCATCTCGTCGGCGTTCCGGGCCGCCACCGATTCCCTGCACGGGGTCAACCGGCGGTTCCGGTCCATGCCGATCGCGCCGTTGACGCCGGTGCTGGCGCGCGTGTCGGCCAGCGTGTACCGGTGCTGTGTGGGCCTGGTCGTGTCGCTGATCGCCGCGCACGTGATCGGGTTCCGGTTCCATCACGGCGCGCCGTACATCGCGGGCTTCTGCGCGTTGGCGATCGTGATCGGGGTGTTGTTGTCGTTCGGCGCCGACCTGATCGGCACCGCCAGCCGTAATCCCGACGCGATGCTGCCCCTGCTGACCATGCCGATCCTGATCTTCGGGCTGCTGTCAGTGGGCCTGCAACCGCTCAAGATGTTTCCGCACTGGATTCAGCCCATCGTGCGCAACCAGCCGATCTCCCAGTTGGTGATCGCGCTGCGCGCGCTGGCCGGCGACACCGTGAAATCCCCCGTGCCGGTGACGTGGTCGGTGATGACGCCGCCGCTGTTGTGGCTGGCCGGTTTCGCGTTGTTCCTGGTGCCCATGTCGGTCTTCGTGCTGTCCCGGCGCCCATGA